One segment of uncultured Tolumonas sp. DNA contains the following:
- a CDS encoding response regulator produces MKILLIEDDALLLGGLQKALEQQQYCCDVATSIKTAQQHTLDDYELIILDLGLPDGDGLTLLKQWRQQGCKLPVLILTARDSLEDRVKGLDQGADDYLIKPFALAELLARVRALMRRRFEKTENSLLFGSLKLDMTHHQVWLNEQELTLTRMEYAILRRLMLHPGKTVQRDRLQQDLYDWHDDIGSNTLEVYIHHLRRKIGAGTIKTIRGEGYRLEQQAE; encoded by the coding sequence ATGAAGATTTTGTTGATTGAAGATGATGCATTGTTGTTGGGCGGGTTACAAAAAGCACTGGAACAACAGCAATATTGTTGTGATGTCGCAACCAGTATAAAAACGGCGCAACAGCATACATTAGATGATTATGAGTTGATCATCCTCGATCTTGGGCTGCCGGATGGTGATGGATTAACGCTGTTAAAACAATGGCGCCAACAAGGCTGTAAGTTGCCGGTCTTAATTTTAACTGCTCGTGATTCGTTAGAAGATCGAGTAAAAGGTTTGGATCAAGGTGCGGATGATTACCTGATCAAACCATTTGCTTTGGCGGAATTATTGGCCCGAGTACGCGCATTAATGCGCCGTCGCTTTGAGAAAACAGAAAACTCACTGCTGTTCGGTTCATTGAAACTAGATATGACACATCATCAGGTTTGGCTAAACGAACAAGAATTGACACTCACACGAATGGAATATGCCATTCTAAGACGCTTGATGTTGCACCCGGGCAAAACGGTACAGCGTGACCGCTTACAGCAAGACCTTTATGACTGGCATGATGATATTGGCTCCAATACGCTGGAGGTTTATATTCACCATCTGCGTCGCAAAATTGGTGCTGGCACGATTAAGACTATTCGGGGTGAGGGTTATCGACTTGAACAACAAGCAGAATAG
- a CDS encoding transporter substrate-binding domain-containing protein: MKLFWLLPAYTFIALAHAAPMPLTFISEQNPPVNYENDQQKAAGFSVELLKLIWRQLDEPQQPIKFLPWARAYYIAQTEPGSVLFATSRTADRENMFKWVCPISTSGVALFRRKKDNFDLTSTAAINDLTIGVIRADIAEDVVIAKTYNKSRLVKARNTEQLIRLLQSGKIDMIAAYEPVVYATIQQMGLSPVDYPKELVLQRMTDCFAFNRSTSDNVINNYQKALTEVRESTEYRNLVNHYHMLDFK; this comes from the coding sequence TTGAAATTATTCTGGCTGCTCCCCGCATATACATTCATCGCTTTGGCTCATGCCGCGCCAATGCCATTAACTTTTATTAGTGAACAAAACCCACCGGTGAATTATGAAAATGACCAGCAGAAAGCCGCAGGTTTTTCAGTTGAGTTACTGAAATTAATTTGGCGGCAGCTGGATGAACCACAACAACCCATCAAATTTTTACCATGGGCGCGTGCCTATTATATCGCGCAAACTGAACCAGGCAGTGTGCTGTTTGCCACTTCACGCACGGCAGATCGTGAAAACATGTTTAAATGGGTGTGCCCGATCAGCACGTCTGGCGTCGCGCTCTTTCGACGAAAAAAAGACAATTTCGATCTCACCTCAACAGCTGCCATTAATGATCTGACCATTGGCGTTATCCGTGCGGATATTGCGGAAGATGTTGTTATTGCAAAAACCTACAATAAAAGTCGGTTAGTTAAAGCCCGAAATACCGAGCAACTGATTCGTCTGTTGCAGTCAGGAAAAATTGACATGATTGCCGCTTATGAACCCGTGGTTTATGCCACCATACAGCAAATGGGTTTAAGCCCTGTCGATTACCCTAAAGAATTAGTTTTGCAGCGAATGACGGATTGTTTTGCATTTAATCGCTCCACCAGCGATAACGTGATCAATAATTATCAGAAAGCCTTAACCGAAGTCCGCGAAAGTACGGAATACCGGAATTTAGTTAATCATTATCATATGTTGGATTTTAAATAA
- the cysS gene encoding cysteine--tRNA ligase has product MLKIYNTLTRQKDEFKPIQPGKVGMYVCGVTIYDLCHIGHGRTFVAFDVVVRYLRYLGYDVTFVRNITDVDDKIIKRAAENAESCDTLTERLIAEMHADFDALKLQRPDIEPRATQHIGEIIALVNSLLEQNYAYVSDNGDVLFSIDSFPEYGRLSGQDIEQLQAGARVNVEESKRNPMDFVLWKMSKPGEPMWDSPWGAGRPGWHIECSAMNSKHLGHHFDIHGGGSDLQFPHHENEIAQSCCAHHTPYVNTWMHSGMVMVDEEKMSKSLGNFFTIRDVLKVYDAETVRYFLMSGHYRSPLNYSDLNLQQARASLERLYTALRGVEDGAEQAALSAPFDERFKAAMDDDFNTPEAYSVLFDLARDLNRTKQESASDASALAACLRRLGGVLGLLQQQPEQFLQSGAAAVADDVAEIELLIKTRNDARASKNWALADEARNKLTEMGIVLEDGAQGTTWRRKS; this is encoded by the coding sequence ATGCTGAAGATATACAACACCCTGACTCGCCAGAAAGACGAATTCAAGCCAATCCAGCCCGGCAAAGTGGGCATGTATGTCTGTGGTGTCACTATCTACGATTTGTGTCATATCGGTCATGGTCGCACTTTTGTTGCTTTCGATGTGGTTGTGCGTTATTTGCGTTATCTCGGTTATGACGTGACCTTTGTGCGTAACATTACCGATGTCGATGACAAAATCATTAAACGGGCGGCAGAAAATGCGGAAAGCTGCGATACATTAACCGAACGCCTGATTGCCGAAATGCACGCAGATTTTGATGCGCTGAAATTACAGCGCCCGGATATTGAACCGCGTGCCACTCAGCATATCGGTGAAATTATTGCGTTGGTGAACTCACTGCTTGAGCAGAACTATGCGTATGTTTCCGATAATGGTGATGTGCTGTTTTCCATCGACAGTTTCCCCGAATATGGCCGTTTATCAGGTCAGGACATCGAACAACTGCAAGCCGGTGCGCGTGTTAATGTAGAAGAAAGCAAACGCAATCCGATGGATTTTGTGTTGTGGAAAATGTCGAAACCGGGTGAACCAATGTGGGATTCACCATGGGGCGCGGGTCGCCCTGGCTGGCACATTGAATGTTCTGCGATGAACTCCAAACATCTGGGACACCATTTTGACATTCATGGCGGTGGGTCAGATCTGCAATTCCCGCATCATGAAAATGAAATCGCCCAGAGCTGCTGTGCACATCACACACCGTATGTGAATACCTGGATGCACTCCGGCATGGTGATGGTCGATGAAGAGAAAATGTCCAAATCACTGGGCAATTTCTTCACCATCCGCGATGTGCTGAAAGTCTATGATGCCGAAACCGTGCGTTACTTCCTGATGTCAGGCCATTATCGCAGCCCATTGAACTACTCTGATCTTAACCTGCAGCAAGCTCGCGCGTCACTGGAACGTTTATACACGGCACTGCGTGGCGTCGAGGATGGTGCTGAGCAAGCTGCGCTTTCGGCACCGTTTGATGAACGTTTCAAAGCCGCAATGGATGATGATTTCAATACACCGGAAGCTTATTCCGTGTTGTTTGATTTAGCGCGTGATCTGAACCGTACCAAACAAGAATCAGCTTCTGATGCATCCGCTTTAGCGGCTTGCTTGCGTCGTCTTGGTGGCGTGTTAGGTCTTCTGCAACAACAACCTGAGCAATTCCTGCAATCCGGTGCTGCCGCTGTTGCGGATGATGTCGCGGAAATTGAGCTGTTGATAAAAACCCGCAATGACGCGCGTGCCAGTAAAAACTGGGCGTTAGCTGACGAAGCGCGAAATAAATTAACTGAGATGGGCATCGTGCTGGAAGATGGCGCTCAAGGCACTACTTGGCGTCGTAAGAGCTAA
- a CDS encoding peptidylprolyl isomerase, whose translation MSITLHTNFGDITLELFNDKAPVTAANFLQYCRDGHYNGTIFHRVIDGFMIQGGGYAPGFEEKDTRASIKNEANNGLSNKVGTIAMARTQEPHSASAQFFINVADNTFLDFKSESMSGWGYCVFAQVTDGMDIVNKIKAVKTGRYGMHQDVPKEDVVIENVTIAE comes from the coding sequence ATGTCTATTACCCTGCACACTAATTTTGGCGATATCACTCTGGAACTGTTTAACGACAAAGCACCAGTTACTGCAGCAAACTTCCTGCAATACTGCCGTGATGGTCATTACAACGGCACTATTTTCCACCGTGTTATCGATGGTTTCATGATCCAGGGTGGCGGTTATGCGCCAGGTTTTGAAGAAAAAGATACCCGCGCTTCAATCAAGAACGAAGCAAACAATGGTCTTTCTAATAAAGTTGGCACCATTGCCATGGCGCGTACTCAAGAGCCACATTCTGCTTCTGCGCAATTCTTTATCAACGTAGCTGACAATACCTTCCTTGATTTCAAATCTGAATCAATGTCTGGTTGGGGCTACTGTGTATTTGCTCAAGTCACCGACGGTATGGACATCGTTAACAAGATCAAAGCCGTGAAAACGGGTCGTTACGGTATGCATCAGGATGTGCCGAAAGAAGACGTTGTTATCGAAAACGTAACTATCGCTGAATAA
- a CDS encoding UDP-2,3-diacylglucosamine diphosphatase, producing the protein MTKLFIADLHLSEARPDLTNAFIHFLATKAQQADELYILGDLFEFWIGDDEQSPLQQQITLALKMLSEQGCRLFYSHGNRDFMIGKRFARECGMTLLPPIYACEIVGERTLLLHGDQLCTDDEAYQRFRRITSWPWLQWVFLHLPLSRRVKIAQQIRQGSHKGKQQKSRSIMDVTPSSVNDCFEQYQATLMIHGHTHRPMIHELSLENRQKVRRIVLGDWNTDLWYLQIDDRDINLISQPIGTAE; encoded by the coding sequence ATGACAAAACTTTTTATTGCTGATCTGCATCTCAGTGAAGCTCGCCCTGATCTGACTAACGCCTTTATTCATTTTTTAGCCACCAAAGCACAGCAAGCTGATGAGCTGTATATTCTCGGCGATTTATTTGAATTCTGGATCGGCGACGATGAGCAATCACCGCTGCAACAACAAATCACCCTGGCGTTAAAAATGCTTTCTGAGCAGGGCTGCCGGTTATTCTATTCTCATGGCAATCGGGATTTCATGATCGGCAAACGCTTTGCCCGGGAATGTGGTATGACGCTGTTACCGCCGATCTACGCTTGCGAAATAGTCGGTGAAAGAACGTTATTGTTGCATGGCGATCAGCTGTGTACCGATGATGAGGCCTATCAACGCTTTCGGCGCATCACCAGCTGGCCTTGGCTGCAATGGGTGTTTTTACATTTACCGTTATCACGTCGGGTCAAGATTGCACAACAAATCCGGCAAGGTAGCCACAAAGGTAAGCAACAAAAAAGTCGCAGCATCATGGATGTGACCCCCAGCAGCGTGAATGATTGTTTTGAGCAATATCAGGCAACTTTGATGATCCATGGCCATACGCATCGACCGATGATCCATGAGTTGTCATTGGAAAATCGGCAAAAAGTTCGCCGGATTGTGTTGGGCGATTGGAATACCGATCTTTGGTATCTACAAATTGATGATCGGGATATCAATTTAATATCACAGCCGATCGGTACCGCAGAATAG
- the tyrR gene encoding transcriptional regulator TyrR, giving the protein MRLQVTCEDRLGLTRELLAQLEDNQIDLRGIEIDVAGIIYLHLPDVDFANLQKLLPDLRRITGVTDVKTVAYMPSEREHHEIKALMKALPDLVFALDIKGRLTQANDAVLNILRLSLKDIQGVQAGSFLKGFAFLQWFASGNPQPETCKLIFASEEFLADILPISIPDSQGTDHLAGAVVVLKSARRVGHHFNLLHSYDDSSFEYFCAESQLMQQLLHQARRFAMQDQPLLIMGETGSGKEMLVRACHRASLRAGGPLLTLNCAALPDDVAEHELFGSAAGAFGPDWPGKMGLLEQASGGAFLLDEVAEMSPLLQSKLLRVLQDGRFHRVGQESEVAVDVRLYCTTRKSLAEQVRKGLFREDLFFRLNVLTLEMPTLRQRLADIMPLAQQFCSRISDELQRRRPRFSRSMTEFLNSYPWPGNVRQLKNALYQALTLLEGEELTPDMLRLPLMDAHESAAEQWFEGSLPEATKRFERLMLERLYPLYPSSRQLAQRLGLSHTAVANKLRDYGLNKKDAT; this is encoded by the coding sequence ATGCGACTGCAAGTAACGTGTGAAGATCGATTAGGGCTAACCAGAGAGTTACTGGCACAGTTAGAAGATAACCAAATTGATCTCCGCGGCATTGAAATTGACGTGGCGGGAATTATTTATCTGCATTTGCCCGATGTTGATTTTGCTAACTTGCAGAAACTCTTACCTGATCTACGCCGTATTACGGGTGTTACCGACGTAAAAACGGTCGCCTACATGCCTTCAGAGCGAGAACATCACGAAATCAAGGCATTAATGAAAGCATTGCCAGATCTGGTTTTTGCGCTCGATATTAAAGGGCGTCTTACGCAAGCCAACGATGCAGTGCTGAATATTCTGCGGTTATCACTGAAAGATATACAAGGTGTTCAGGCCGGCAGTTTTCTCAAAGGTTTTGCTTTTCTGCAATGGTTTGCATCGGGCAATCCACAACCAGAAACGTGCAAACTGATTTTTGCCAGTGAAGAGTTTCTGGCAGATATTCTGCCGATCTCTATTCCTGATTCACAAGGCACCGATCATTTGGCTGGCGCGGTTGTGGTGCTGAAGTCTGCTCGGCGGGTAGGGCATCACTTCAACTTATTGCATAGCTACGATGACAGCAGTTTTGAATATTTTTGCGCTGAAAGTCAGCTCATGCAGCAATTATTGCATCAGGCTCGTCGTTTTGCGATGCAAGATCAGCCCTTACTGATCATGGGCGAAACCGGATCAGGTAAAGAGATGTTGGTGCGGGCTTGCCATCGAGCCAGTTTAAGGGCCGGTGGCCCCCTGTTAACGCTAAATTGCGCGGCATTACCCGATGATGTGGCAGAGCATGAATTGTTTGGTTCGGCTGCCGGTGCATTTGGCCCTGATTGGCCGGGTAAGATGGGCTTGCTGGAACAAGCTAGCGGGGGGGCCTTCCTGCTGGATGAAGTCGCTGAGATGTCGCCGTTACTGCAAAGTAAGTTGTTACGTGTGCTGCAAGATGGTCGCTTCCATCGCGTCGGGCAGGAAAGTGAAGTGGCCGTGGATGTCCGGCTTTATTGCACTACGCGGAAATCGTTGGCAGAACAGGTGCGCAAAGGGTTGTTTCGGGAAGATCTGTTTTTCCGTCTCAATGTCTTGACGCTAGAAATGCCGACATTGCGGCAACGCTTAGCCGACATCATGCCGCTTGCACAACAGTTCTGTAGCCGCATCAGTGATGAACTACAACGTCGTCGCCCGCGCTTTTCCCGTTCAATGACCGAGTTCTTAAACAGTTATCCCTGGCCGGGGAATGTACGTCAGCTGAAAAATGCGTTGTATCAGGCGCTAACCTTATTGGAAGGCGAGGAACTGACGCCTGATATGTTGCGTTTACCGTTGATGGATGCCCATGAATCAGCGGCGGAGCAGTGGTTTGAAGGTTCTTTACCCGAAGCCACCAAACGCTTCGAGCGGCTGATGTTGGAACGACTCTATCCGCTTTATCCTTCCAGCCGTCAATTAGCGCAACGTTTGGGCCTTTCGCACACGGCGGTAGCGAATAAATTGCGTGATTATGGTTTGAATAAAAAGGATGCAACATAA
- a CDS encoding diguanylate cyclase, which translates to MLATTLGYVLLGSAGLVLAIPPGYASPVFPAAGLSIALTLYFGPIILPAIWFGSLMLNLEVALIHGSLSTTCVWVAVGVATGSVIQDLCARLLVQYRLGNKWQILESERNIIHFLLIVGPLACIISASVGTACLVMSGLVDTGEWRFGWWNWYVGDTLGVLLFTPLTIGWIHRKKTSWSTRLRTITVPTIVMLMVASTTFLYVSHWEQVNLNRDIKAHGEKLTHLLNNHIVALQEILTSMASFIEVTPNMTLTQFNQFTHSVLKTHSDIAALSFNLLLTDAQRQFFESDLAQRYAVKVPQIMERNMEGILAPAPHRAEYVAVAFISPFQENSKAIGFNINSEQLRHDAIQRSRQTGLPTATAKINLVQAKKNKPGILVLTPVKLNEGIQNIVQTDKSLAGFAVAVIKVDELIEIATQGMIPAGIELEITDPSAIPEDRLLYSSQNTIDKTPPPLNWQTLISIADRQWNLSVFPNAIYLQQNRPILAWITGIVGLLLTSMLQIILLGVTGRNNLIQRRVDNQTALLGEKNAKLAQSEARYASVVNNVKEVVFQTDAQGLWTFLNPAWTEVTGFPVHTSLDTLFLNYVHPDDRQQNQERFTPLIERKKDYCRHEVRYLHQNGSFRWIEVFARLTLDDNNNIIGTSGTLTDITERKQSNLRLQLAATAFTHSREGIMITQPDTTIFDVNDAFTAITGYSRNEVFGQTPRILKSGLHEKSFYTSLWYELEKNGEWHGEIWNRRKNGEVYVEMLSISKVMSSDGQLQNYIGLFSDITLLKNRQEQLEYIAHYDLLTQLPNRLLLADRLNQAMAQTLRRNLGLFVVYIDLDGFKQINDQFGHATGDQILKGVATNMGQVLREGDTLSRIGGDEFVSIMLDLKDIDSSLHLLKRLLVAAAQPIQVDDYIHHVSASIGATFYPQNNKVTAEQLLSQADQVMYQAKMAGKNQYKVFEYIPANIK; encoded by the coding sequence ATGCTAGCCACTACCCTTGGCTATGTATTACTTGGTAGTGCAGGTCTTGTTCTCGCAATCCCGCCCGGTTATGCAAGCCCGGTGTTTCCTGCTGCTGGGTTATCAATTGCACTGACACTGTATTTTGGTCCCATCATATTGCCAGCAATATGGTTCGGTTCGTTAATGTTGAACCTAGAGGTTGCGCTCATCCACGGCTCACTCTCTACAACCTGCGTTTGGGTTGCAGTCGGCGTTGCTACGGGTTCGGTAATTCAAGATTTATGTGCTCGTTTGCTGGTTCAATATCGACTTGGGAATAAATGGCAGATTCTAGAAAGTGAACGAAACATTATCCATTTTCTGCTCATCGTAGGGCCTTTGGCATGTATCATTTCAGCATCTGTAGGCACTGCATGCCTAGTTATGTCAGGGCTTGTCGATACAGGTGAATGGCGTTTTGGCTGGTGGAATTGGTACGTCGGCGACACTCTTGGCGTTCTTTTGTTTACGCCACTTACGATAGGATGGATCCACCGAAAAAAAACATCATGGTCTACACGACTAAGAACAATCACTGTTCCAACTATTGTGATGCTGATGGTGGCATCAACTACATTCCTTTATGTCTCGCACTGGGAACAAGTTAATCTCAATCGAGATATAAAGGCACATGGAGAAAAACTAACTCATCTTCTTAACAACCATATCGTAGCGCTTCAAGAAATCCTTACTTCTATGGCCAGTTTCATCGAAGTAACTCCCAACATGACCCTTACTCAATTCAACCAATTCACTCATTCCGTATTAAAGACTCATTCTGATATTGCCGCGCTAAGTTTCAATCTACTGTTAACCGATGCACAAAGGCAGTTCTTCGAAAGTGATTTAGCGCAACGTTATGCTGTCAAAGTACCCCAAATAATGGAACGAAATATGGAGGGAATATTAGCTCCTGCACCACATCGAGCAGAGTATGTAGCAGTAGCTTTCATTTCTCCGTTTCAGGAAAACAGCAAAGCAATTGGTTTCAATATCAATTCCGAGCAACTCCGGCATGATGCGATTCAACGTAGTCGACAGACAGGTCTTCCTACAGCTACTGCGAAAATAAACCTTGTCCAAGCCAAAAAAAACAAACCGGGAATCTTAGTTTTAACACCAGTCAAATTAAACGAAGGAATTCAGAATATCGTCCAAACAGACAAATCTTTAGCCGGATTTGCAGTCGCCGTGATCAAAGTGGACGAATTGATTGAGATAGCGACACAGGGGATGATCCCTGCCGGGATCGAATTAGAAATTACCGACCCCAGCGCGATTCCTGAGGATCGGTTACTTTATTCGTCGCAAAATACGATAGATAAAACACCGCCACCTTTAAATTGGCAAACATTAATATCCATAGCTGATCGACAATGGAATCTGAGCGTATTTCCAAATGCGATATATCTGCAACAGAACCGTCCAATATTAGCTTGGATCACGGGTATTGTCGGGCTGTTGCTCACGTCCATGCTGCAAATTATCTTGCTTGGCGTAACAGGCAGAAATAACCTGATCCAGCGGCGGGTAGACAACCAAACAGCACTATTGGGCGAAAAGAACGCCAAACTGGCGCAGAGTGAGGCGCGTTATGCATCGGTTGTAAACAATGTGAAAGAAGTCGTATTCCAAACGGATGCGCAAGGTTTATGGACATTCTTAAATCCTGCGTGGACGGAAGTTACTGGCTTTCCGGTCCATACAAGCCTTGATACATTGTTCCTAAACTATGTTCATCCTGATGATCGGCAACAAAATCAAGAACGATTTACCCCACTGATCGAACGCAAAAAAGATTACTGTCGTCATGAAGTACGTTATCTGCATCAGAATGGCAGCTTTCGATGGATAGAAGTTTTTGCCCGTCTGACCCTTGATGACAATAACAACATAATTGGCACCTCAGGCACATTAACCGATATCACTGAGCGTAAACAATCGAACCTTCGTTTACAGCTGGCCGCGACTGCCTTTACCCATTCGCGTGAAGGCATCATGATCACGCAACCAGACACCACGATCTTCGACGTTAATGATGCTTTTACGGCAATCACAGGTTACAGCCGAAATGAAGTATTCGGCCAGACACCTCGCATACTTAAGTCCGGATTGCACGAAAAGAGCTTTTATACATCACTCTGGTACGAACTAGAGAAAAATGGAGAATGGCATGGGGAGATCTGGAACCGGCGTAAAAACGGAGAAGTGTATGTAGAAATGCTCAGCATCAGTAAAGTCATGAGTAGCGATGGACAATTGCAAAATTACATCGGGCTTTTTTCTGACATCACGTTATTAAAAAATCGACAAGAACAACTCGAGTATATTGCCCACTATGATCTGTTGACCCAACTTCCAAACCGACTGTTATTAGCCGATCGACTTAATCAAGCCATGGCCCAGACATTACGACGCAACCTTGGCCTTTTCGTGGTTTACATCGACCTCGATGGCTTCAAACAGATCAATGATCAGTTTGGTCATGCAACAGGTGATCAGATACTGAAAGGTGTGGCTACTAACATGGGGCAAGTCTTGCGTGAGGGAGATACGTTGTCGCGGATCGGCGGTGACGAATTTGTCTCAATAATGCTGGATCTCAAAGATATTGATTCAAGCCTTCATCTGCTCAAACGTTTACTTGTTGCCGCAGCACAACCAATTCAGGTCGATGACTATATTCACCATGTATCAGCAAGCATCGGTGCCACTTTCTATCCACAAAACAACAAAGTAACTGCAGAGCAACTGCTTTCCCAAGCAGACCAAGTTATGTATCAAGCTAAGATGGCTGGTAAGAACCAATATAAAGTTTTCGAATATATACCAGCTAACATCAAGTAA
- a CDS encoding alanine--glyoxylate aminotransferase family protein, with protein sequence MLDIQAFDQINPPVRLLMGPGPINADPRVLRAMSSQLIGQYDPAMTEYMNQTMALYRALYKTNNEWTFLIDGTSRAGIEAMLVSAIRPGDKVLVPVFGRFGDLLCEIARRCRAEVHTLSVPWGEVFDPQMVEDAIIAIKPRALLTVQGDTSTTMLQPLAELGEICRRHDVLFYTDATASFGGNPMEVDNWGLDAVSAGLQKCLGGPSGSSPVTLSDRFAAEVRKRKHVEQGIRNANHQDGCDEIIYSNYFDLGMIMDYWGPERLNHHTEATSMLFGARECARIILQEGIDACIARHKLHGDALLAGIQGMGLKPFGDLKHKMNNVLGVYIPENVHGEQIRQTLLNDFGIEIGTSFGPLHGKIWRIGTMGYNARKDTVLLTLSALEAVLNWFGFKTVQGAALQASWDVYASAEV encoded by the coding sequence ATGTTAGATATTCAGGCTTTCGATCAAATCAATCCTCCCGTTCGCCTGTTGATGGGGCCCGGACCAATCAACGCTGATCCACGGGTTTTGCGCGCCATGTCGTCACAACTGATCGGTCAGTATGATCCGGCGATGACCGAGTATATGAACCAGACCATGGCGTTGTATCGTGCACTCTATAAAACCAATAACGAATGGACATTCCTGATCGACGGCACTTCCCGTGCAGGCATTGAGGCCATGCTGGTTTCAGCAATTCGCCCCGGCGATAAAGTATTGGTGCCAGTGTTTGGCCGCTTTGGTGATCTGCTATGCGAAATCGCTCGTCGCTGCCGCGCTGAAGTGCATACCCTCTCAGTACCATGGGGTGAGGTGTTTGATCCGCAAATGGTGGAAGATGCGATTATTGCGATCAAGCCGCGGGCATTACTCACTGTTCAAGGCGATACCTCGACCACCATGCTGCAACCGCTGGCCGAACTCGGTGAGATCTGCCGTCGTCACGATGTGCTGTTTTATACCGATGCCACCGCTTCTTTCGGTGGCAACCCGATGGAAGTGGATAATTGGGGGCTAGATGCAGTTTCGGCGGGTTTACAGAAATGTCTCGGTGGTCCGTCAGGTAGCTCGCCAGTGACATTGAGTGATCGTTTTGCCGCCGAGGTTAGAAAACGCAAACACGTCGAGCAGGGGATCCGTAACGCCAACCATCAGGACGGCTGTGATGAGATCATCTATTCCAACTATTTTGATTTGGGCATGATCATGGATTACTGGGGGCCGGAGCGTCTGAACCACCACACCGAAGCGACCAGTATGTTATTTGGTGCCCGCGAATGCGCCCGTATCATTCTTCAGGAAGGCATCGATGCCTGTATTGCCCGTCACAAGCTGCATGGTGATGCGTTGCTGGCTGGTATTCAGGGTATGGGCTTAAAACCCTTCGGCGACCTGAAACATAAAATGAATAACGTATTGGGCGTTTACATTCCTGAAAACGTACATGGTGAGCAGATCCGTCAGACCTTGTTGAATGATTTCGGCATCGAGATCGGCACTTCGTTTGGGCCGTTGCACGGCAAAATCTGGCGTATTGGCACCATGGGTTACAACGCGCGTAAAGATACCGTATTGCTGACACTGTCTGCGCTGGAAGCGGTATTAAACTGGTTTGGTTTTAAAACGGTTCAGGGTGCTGCGCTGCAGGCATCATGGGATGTCTATGCCTCTGCCGAGGTCTGA
- a CDS encoding NAD(P)H-binding protein — protein sequence MKKVLILGANGSLAKVATRYLLDNTDAKLTLFLRNSYRLNNIHPDRIHIIDGDVMDFEALKYAMEGQDVVYANLSGDMKAQAETIIKAMHQTGLKRLIFISSMGIYGEVPGEKYRSILNPYRDSAAVIEASDLDYTVIRPGWFTNENIVDYKLTFKGEPFEGHDISRKSIADLIMQLIETPDLYIGESVGISQI from the coding sequence ATGAAGAAAGTATTAATTTTAGGTGCAAATGGTTCTTTAGCAAAAGTAGCAACACGATATTTACTGGATAACACTGATGCTAAACTGACTCTGTTTTTACGGAACTCCTATCGTTTGAATAATATACATCCAGATCGGATACATATTATAGATGGTGATGTTATGGATTTTGAAGCACTTAAATATGCAATGGAAGGACAAGATGTTGTTTATGCCAATTTAAGTGGTGATATGAAAGCACAGGCAGAAACAATCATAAAAGCAATGCACCAAACCGGATTAAAACGTCTGATATTCATTAGTTCAATGGGGATTTATGGTGAAGTTCCTGGCGAAAAATATAGAAGCATTTTGAACCCGTATCGTGACTCCGCAGCGGTAATTGAAGCCAGTGATTTAGACTATACAGTGATTAGACCGGGCTGGTTTACTAATGAAAACATTGTTGATTATAAATTAACCTTCAAAGGTGAACCCTTCGAGGGGCATGATATATCGAGAAAGAGTATTGCTGATCTCATCATGCAATTAATTGAAACACCGGATTTGTATATTGGTGAAAGCGTAGGTATCAGCCAGATCTGA